GATTTACGTTGATCTTTTCCGGAAACCTTTCGATGACTACTTTTACAACTCCCGCATTATTAAAACGACTTTGAATGAACTTGCGGATCTTAATGTCTTCATGAAGATTCTTTTTATAGTCGGACTGAGAAAACCAAATGGAGTCCCAGCCTCTTGTGATCCCGATTCTTAAACCGATTGGATTTACTTTCTGTCCCATGGATACTCCGTATTAATCCGAGAGAACCACTGTGATGTGGCTCAGTCTTTTTCTGATTCTCGCCGCGCGGCCTCTTGCACGAGGACGAAAACGTTTCATGATCGGTCCTTCGTCCACGTAGATCTTTTTGATGAAAAGCTGGTTGGAATCAACTTTGTCATTCAGAACGCTTGCGTTTGCGGAAGCGGAAAGAATCACTTTTGTCAAAGGTTCGATCGCTCTTTTATTGGTGAATTTCAAAATATCAAGGGCCTCGCCCACTGCGTATCCGCGGATTTCATCCGCAACGAGACGAACTTTTCTCGGAGACATTCTTACGAAACGAGCAACTGCTTTCGCTTCCATTATTTTTTAGCCGCCTTTTTATCCCCGGCAACGTGACCGCGGAAAGTTCTTGTAGGGGAGAATTCTCCCAATTTATGCCCGATCATGTTCTCGTTGATATAAACGGGAATGAATTGTTTTCCGTTGTGAACCATTACGGTATGACCGACCATATCCGGAAAGATTGTACTTCTTCTGGACCAGGTTTTGAAAGGTTTCTTTTGATTTTCGGAGTTCAGCTTCGTGATCTTCTTCATGAGATGATCGTCGATGAATGGACCTTTTTTAACACTTCTTGCCATTTACAAATTACCTGTTCCTATTCCGTTTTCTCTTCTGAACGATAAACTTATCGCTCGGACGGGCAGATCTTCTGGTTTTATAACCCTTAGTCGGTTGTCCCCAAGGAGATACAGGATGGCGACCTCCGGAAGTACGACCTTCCCCACCGCCGTGCGGGTGATCGACAGGATTCATTACGACCCCGCGAACGGTAGGACGTTTTCCGAGCCAACGGGATCTTCCCGCTTTTCCGATCGAAACCAGGTTGTGATCTTTATTACTGCAAATTCCCACAGTCGCATAACAATTCTCGTGAACTTTACGAACTTCGGAGGAAGGAAGTTTCAGAAGAATGTATTCTCCGTCTCGTCCCGCAATCGTTCCGAAAGAACCCGCGGTTCTTGCGATCTGTCCGCCTCTTCCGATTTGAAGCTCCACGTTATGCACATTTGTGCCCGGCGGAATTTTTCCGATCGGCATTGCGTTTCCGATCTTAATTTCCACACCGCTTGTGCCGGATTGAACCGTATCGCCCACTTTGATTCCGTCCGGAGCGAGAATATAAGCATATTCCCCATCCTTGTAACATACGAGAGAGATGAATGCGGAACGGTTCGGATCGTATTCCAAAGTTTTTACAATCGCAGGGACGTTTGTCTTTCTACGTTTGAAATCGATGATACGATATTTTCTTTTTACGCGACCACCTCTGTGACGAACGGAAATTTTTCCGCCGTCTCCCCTTCCCGCTTTGTAGGAAAGAGTCAAAGTAAGAGGTTTATACGGTTCTGTTTCCGTAATCTCTTTGAAATCCAATACGGATTTATAACGGCTTGCGGAAGTTACGGGTTTAAACTTTTTGATTCCCATTTTTTATGCTTCCTTTGAAAAATCGATGCTTGCGCCGTCACGGAAAGTCACTACCGCTTTTTTCCAGTGTGGGCGAGGCGCCGGCAAGTTTCTGAAACGTTTGATCTTTCCTCTGTAAACTTGGATGTTCACAGAAGAAGGAGTTACTTTAAAAATCTTTTTGAACGCTTCTTTGATCAGAGTTTTGTTCGCGTCGACATGAACCTTAACGGTATATTTCACCATTCTGGTTCCTTTCTTGCTGTTCGCTCCGATCGTTTCGAGATCTTGAGATTTTTCAGTGACTACGGGTGTGAGAATTACGTCTTGGAGATTCATTTCTGCGCTCCGTACTGAGTCAGCATCTCTTTCAGAGCGGCTTCGGTGATAACCAGATTGCGGTTATACAGAATGTCTCTGCAGGAGATTCTTTTGGAATTGATGTATTTTACGGTAGGAATGTTACGAACCGACTTCTTCACGAAATCGCTTTCGCCTTGAACGAGAAGCCCGATCACTCCCGTGTTTCTAAGATTCATATTTTTGAATAAAGAATCGAATGATTTAGTGCTGTATTCTTTCGGATCCAGATCTTCGATCACTTTTACGGCGAAAGCTTGCGCTTTTTTATTCAGAATGGAAAGCACGGCTCTGTGTTTCAGTTTGGAAGAAACCTTATAAGAATAATCTCTTTTTTGAGGACCGTGAACCGTTCCCCCGCCGACCCAATGAGGAGCGCGTGTGGAACCTTGTCTCGCACGACCTGTCCCTTTTTGAGACCAAGGCTTTTTACCGCCACCTCGGACTTCCGATCTGGTTTTAGTCGCATGGTTTCCGGAACGTAGATTCGCATTCTCGGCTTTGATCGCTTCGTAAATAGAAGCCACGCTGAGTTTGCTTTCAAAGAGTGCGGAAGGAAGTTCGATTTCAGAAATCAGTTTTCCATCTTTAGAATACTTCTGTGCTTTCATATCTAACCCGGATGATTTTAGATCTTCTCGATCGTGATGACTGTGTTTGTCGTGCCAGGAATCGCCCCGCTTACGAACACAAGATTTTTTTCTTCGTTGATCCGGACTACTTTCAGATTCCGGACTGTGGTTTGTTGGGAACCGGTTCTTCCGGGAAGCTTTACGCCTTTAAAAACCCGAGAAGGAGTCGAGTTCGCTCCCATAGATCCAGGATGTCTGTGAAAACGAGAACCGTGGCCACCCGGTCCGCCGGCGTGTCCGTGACGTTTTACAACCCCTTGGAATCCTCTTCCTTTGCTGACCCCGGTAACTTTTACCACGTCGGAAACAGCAAATACATCCTGAATTTTCAGAACAGACCCTGTCGCAGGGGAATCTCCGAAACTACGGAATTCTCTCAAAACTTTTTTAGGACCAAGGGTCACTTTTGCGAGATGATTTTTTTCCGCTTTTGAGATTTGAAATTCTTTTATATCTTGGAATGCTAATTGAATCGCTTCGTATCCGTCATTTTCCACAGATTTGACTTGAGAAACGGCGCAGGGACCGACTTCCAATACAGTTACAGGGATGATGTTTCCCTGTTCGTCAAAGATCTGAGACATTCCAACTTTTTTGCCGATTAATCCCTTTGCCATCGTTTTCTTACCTTCAGGATTTGATATCTACGGATACTCCTGCAGGAAGCTGAAGTTTCATCAGCGCTTCTACAGTGTCTTCATTCGTATCCAGGATATCGATGAGCCGTTTGTGTGTTTTTAATTCAAACTGCTCTCTGGATTTTTTGTTCACGTGCGGAGAACGCAGAACCGTATAGATCTCTTTCTTAGTAGGAAGAGGAATCGGGCCGGAAACAGTCGCCCCGGTCCTTTTCGCAGTTGCTACGATCTCATAGGTCGATTGATCAATCAACCTATGGTCGAACGCTTTTAATTTAACTCTAATTTTTTGTCCGGCCATTTGAATGAGCTCTTACTCGATGATGTCCGCGACAACGCCGGATCCGATGGTTCTTCCGCCTTCGCGAATTGCGAACTTGAGACCTTTATCCATTGCGATCGGGCTAATCAATTCAACTGTCAGAGAAACGTTATCACCTGGCATAACCATCTCAACACCGTTAGGAAGGTTACAAACACCGGTAACGTCGGTCGTTCTGAAGTAGAACTGAGGACGGTAGTTATTGATGAACGGAGTGTGACGTCCGCCTTCATCCTTCGTTAAAACGTAAACCTCAGCGGCAAACTTTTTGTGAGGAGTGATGGAACCCGGCTTCGCGAGAACCTGTCCTCTTTCGATGTCTTCTTTTTTTGTTCCACGAAGAAGAGCGCCGATGTTGTCTCCAGCCTCAGCTTGATCGAGAAGTTTTCTGAACATTTCGATACCGGTAACGACCGTTTTCGTAGTCGGACGGATCCCGATGATTTCAACTTCGTCGTTCACTTTCAAAACGCCTTGCTCCACTCTTCCTGTTGCAACGGTTCCACGGCCGGTAATCGAGAAAACGTCTTCCACAGGCATAAGGAAAGGTTTATCCGTAACGCGTTTTGGATTCGGAACGAAAGTGTCCAGAGCTTCCATCAGTTTCAAGATCGCAGGAGCGCCGATTTCAGACTCATCGCCTTCCAGAGCTTTTACGGCGGAACCATGAACGATTGGAGTAGTATCGCCTGGGAAGTTGTATTTGTTGAGAAGGTCGCGAACGTCCATTTCAACCATTTCGATCATTTCGGCTCTTTCGTCGGCTGCGAGCATATCAGCTTTGTTGATGAATACGATCACGTAAGGAACCCCTACCTGGCGAGCAAGAAGGATGTGTTCTTTCGTTTGTGGCATCGGTCCGTCGGTTGCGGAAACAACGAGAATCGCCGCGTCCATCTGAGCCGCGCCGGTGATCATGTTCTTCACATAGTCGGCGTGACCTGGGCAATCTACGTGCGCATAGTGACGATTGTTGGTTTCGTACTCTTGGTGAGAAGTAGCGATGGTGATTCCACGTGCTTTTTCTTCCGGAGCGTTATCAATTTGGTCATAAGCAACAGCTTTGTTTTTACCACCGATCGCTTTCGCAAGTGTAGTAGTAATTGCTGCCGTCAGGGTCGTTTTACCGTGATCCACGTGACCGATTGTTCCAACGTTTAAGTGAGGTTTAGACCTATCAAACTTTTCTTTAGCCATAGTGACTTTTTAATCTCCTTACTTTTTAACGAACCCTAACGGGAATCGACTAATGTAATTACGTAATAGTGTTCAGGGTTAAAGAGGGAGTCTAGAGACAGAACACCCCTTCCCTGTGTCATATTTCTAAGAACGCTTGCAAAGCCAAGCAAGTTTTCCGTAGAAGCCTTTGCGTGCACAAGCGACTTGCCGTCACCGAGAGGAATCACTTCCTGAATTTTAGCATCTCGCTTCGAGAGAGAACCTAAAACGTCTCCCAACGAAATGTCCGGTATCAAAATCTCTAAACTAGAAACGGGACCAACTAACTCCGTATATTTCGGAATTATGTCTTTTAAACCTTTAATAACGGCAACTTTTACAAGTGAAGAAACATCCGTCGTTAAAGCATCCGGAGGATCGTAACGATGAACAATCAGATCCAAACCGAGAATCTCTTCTCCCTTGAATCCCTTTGCCACTACTTCATAAAATGCCGAAGTAATAGCTTCTTCTAGAGTTTCAGTAATCTTAGTTTCAAACCGCACATCCCTGGAAAAGCTGTTAGAGCTAACCAAAGAGGCGTGCACCAGTCCGCTTGAGATTTTTTGATCAAACGCGGTATGCTGAAATTCACCCTGTCGGACCATTTTTTTCCAGAGCTCAAACCTTGCAACTTTAATACCACTTACGTTGAATGTATGAGGAAAGAATTCTCGAAGTCTAGAAAGAGCAATCTCCAGATGCAACTCCCCCAAACCGGAAATTTGGATCTGCCCTGTTTCTAAAAGGATTTTGGTTTCTAAACCTTCATCCAACCAGACAAGAGTTTGTAACGCGTTCCAAAGAGAATCTCGATGTTCGCCTGCTTCGGGTTCGAGTAAAATTTGAAACTGCTTTCGAACGGATGGGAGCTTTGACTGATAAAAAGTTTGGGGAGAGGAATAGAGAATATCCCCCGGTTTAAGAAATTCCAAGCCTGTCGCAATAATAATTTCTCGAGGTTGTGCTTGAAAAGCTTCCTCGAAATCTCGAGTGGAAAGAAAATAAAAAGGTCCGATTCTTCCTTCTCCAGTATCCGCGTAAAAGAGGGAATTTTGCCGGATCTCCTTCGTTGCCAAGATGTAGGTAATTTTTCCTAGATCTGGATGAAGCTCTCGCTTGAATGCGATCCCCAACTCTTCTCCGGGCCGAGGCTCCGGTCGATAGGACATAGAAAGAAGCTCGAGAATAACAAGGAGTTCCCGCACCCCATCTCCGTGCAAAGCGGCGCCTCCAAGGACCGGAGAAAACTCCTCTTTCCAAAACCCCTCTGCAAATCCTTCCCGTGCCAACTCCGCTAAAGACTCCGGATGTTCCAAATACCGTTCCGAAAGCTTCGGGTCCCATTCCAAAAGGGATAAAAGTTCTCGGTCGGAACTCCGCTCCTGAAGAAGCGGACACCCTTCCCCCTCTTTCCAAAGGAGAATCGGCTCTTTTCCCAAAACCGCTTCTAAGTCCACAAGGGAATCTGTGATATCGATCCCTTTTCGATCCAGTTTGTTTAAGAAAAATAAAATTGGAATTTTTCGTTTCCGAAGCCATTCCACGTTTTGAAGGGTTTGCGATTTGAGTCCTTCAAACGCGTCGATGAGAACGATTCCAAGATCGGCGACGACCAAAGAGGCGCTCGTTTGGCTTTGAAAATCGAGATGTCCGGGGTTATCTAAGAATTGAAACAGAACCCGAGGTTCTTTTGAGTTCGGCCAAAACACCCGAGCCAGAGTGGATTGGATAGAAATTCCACGTTCAATTTCTTCCTGCAGATAATCGGATTCGGTTGTACCTTCTTCGATGGTACCAGGCTTGCGAATTTTTCCGGACTCAAATAGAATTCTTTCCAAAAGAGTCGTTTTTCCGGCGTCTATGTGGGCGAAAATTCCTACGTTTAAAATCTGCATGACGATTTTTTTGAATCCCCTCCTTTTTAGGAGTTCCTACTTTTTTCCAAAGAACTGATTTTCAAACAAAACCAACGGGGAATTGTAAAATTTTTCGAGAAGACCAAGACATACAACATTTGCCCAAAGAGATTTGGAAACGACTTCATCCATTATTACCAAAGCGTAATACAAACCCGCTGAAAAAAGACCGCCCTCGAATGGATGATAGAGTGGCGATGGCAGCAATATTTTATAGGTACGAACGGGAATTCAAACTCGAAAATTATACTGCATTCTTACAGATCGCATTTGCGATCATCTTAGAATGTCCCGTAATACGGTTTTAGGACACGCTCTTAATTTGTTTTCGGCTGATTCGGATTCGAGTCGGGACTCGGATTTGCAAAACAACTCAAAGAAAGTCCTTCCACCAGATAACAAATTGCTCCCGGAGTGATACATTTATATCCGTCGTCGTAGCTTTGTCCGTTTACAATAAGCTCGATCTTCTGGCAGACCATCTTTTCCTTTACATTTTGACTTTCTTCTTGAGCTACCAAATTTGAAGAAAGAACCACGCTCAATAAAAAAGAAAACACAAAAATCCGCCCCAAAACAGACTGAATCACTCCGTTCATTAAGGATCGTAGAACTTGGACAGGATGAACGAGAGAGAGCGACAAAATACTGAGTTGAGAAAGTATAAGAGCATAACGCTGAATTCTGTAACTTTTGGTTTCGGGATGATAGGCAATTGTAGGTCTTGGAAGAATTGTATACAAGTTCAGTTTCATGATAATTTTCTAGTCCTCTATTTTAAAAGATCGATTCTCCTTTTGTTTTTTGTCAACTATCGGATTCAGATCGTTTTATCTCTACGATTATTCTGAATCCACAGATAGCTCAATGATAATATCGGCAGTAAAAAAATTCCAATCCAGACCCAATTTACGACGACCTTCCAAGATGAATTAGTATCCGTCCAGGACGGCAGATAAGAAAGAATTTTCTCCGGAAAAAAGCCGGGTCTTTTTTGAGGGTCAGTCTCCATTACGTGGTATAAAGAACTCGTATAATCAAACCAATATTTTCCGATCCAAATTTGATAAGCGACACAAAGGATGAAAATTGCCCAAGCTATTCTTCTTGAAATAGAACTTAGCATTTTCCAACCTGCGAGAAAAGGAAGAAAAAATAAAACCGCAGAACTCCACTGGAATCTACCCGGAAGAGAAAGACATCCGTAGGAACAAGGGTGTCCCGCATTCAACCCAAGTTGTAAAATCAATACGAACAGGAAAAGAATTCCGATTCGCTTTAAATCCTTATCTCGAATAAGGAAAAAAATTCCTAAGATTCCAGGAATCCAGACCATAGGATTTTGAAAAAAGAGTCCCTGATTCCGGTCCATAAAAAGACCCGAAAAGACCGTAACCCAATGGAAAAAATTTAGATCGAACGTGGGCGGAGAATTTTTTTCGCCATAAGGACCGATAATCGACCCAAACCATAAAAAGTTACAAACCAAACAAGAGAATACGAACACAAGAGTAGTTCCGAGGAAAATTTCTTTGGATTTCAGGTCCGCTTCCTTTTTGCAAAGAACCCAAAAAAGGACGAGCGTTGCAACCGGCAGATTTTTTGCATGAAACCAAGCCAAACATCCGCACCCCGCTCCGCATGCAAAATACAGAATATTCCTATTTTTGAATGTTTTTTTCGTTTCCAACATAAATAGAATCGTGAATACGAAAGTCAGTAGAATTCCAGTAGGTAGATCCGGAAATATTTGCCCCGCGGCCATGGGAAACGGAAGACTAACGGAATAAAAAACCGCGGTTATGGCAGCCTCTTCCGGCGAAAGACGAAAGATTTTACCCAATTGATAGAATAAAAAAGGAATAAGCCCCGCCAAAAGAGCGAGACTAATACGAGCTCCGGTAATTCCGAAAATCGAATATCCGATCAACGCGACGCACGACGTTCCGATCGAATGAATGCTGTATAATTTTCCGTCTTTTGCAATCGTATGATTTTCCACATCGACCGGACCAATGATTTTTTTAGTATTCCGATCCTCCTCGTAGTTATTTTTGAGATTGAAATCCCCGTCTTTTCGAATACTTTCCGAGATCATTAGATAATGAGGCTCGTCTCCGGTAATCGGAATTCTCTTTTTTTTCTCCCAACTCAGGACGATTCCGACGTAATACAAAACCGGCAAGCAGAGTAGAAAGAATAATATTAGCTTTCGCATCTCCGAAAGAATTTCTTCTTGTTTCAAATTGTCAATCAGGATGCTTCTCGAACTTCCTTCAGAGTTTTACCCCAATCCAATCCGAACGTTCCATGACACAAGTTTCCTGAAATATTGAAACAATAAAAAAGACTCAAATTGCGAACTTAAACCCGATATTTCCATTCTTAACTCTAAAACATAAAACGATAACTTGAAGCGGACTTTATGGTAAATAAGAAATACCACACATTTCCGGTTTACAGAATGTGCGGAGTTTTTACTTTTGAGATTCATGAATCCAAGCACGGTTCGACTGAATTTCAAATTGAATCTAATTCGCCACCTTCGAGACGGTAAGAGAATGACTCTCGAAGAGCTCGCCAGCGTAACCGGAATTAATAATCGAAAAGATTTAAAAGAACAGTTGGGAGAACTTTTCTTTCTCGGAGCGACTCCTCACATTGCCGACTTGATTCAAGTCGATTACGACTCAGAAACAGACACTTTCGGTTTGATTCTACCGTTTCGTTTTGACTCCAGTTTGCGTCTGAGTATTCGAGAATGGTTGGCTCTCAGAAAAATTTTAGAGGAAGTTACGGAAACAAGCTCCGATCCGCAGACAAATTCAACCGCTCGAAAAATACTAAAGAAAATCGTTTCGATTGTTCCGGTTGCCGGGCAGGAAGCGCTTTCAAGTTACAAAACCGATATTCAAGAAGCGATTCGAAACGAAAAGTCTCTGAACCTTGAATACCAATCCAGAACAGGAGAGAAACCCACTCGAAGAAAAGTGGACCCCTGGTTTCTATTTCATTCTTTAGAAGATTATTTATTAGGATATTGTCATAAACGAAACGCCCCCCGGAATTTTCGTCTGGACAACATTCTTTCTTTAAAAATCAGTTCGGATCCGATCTCGCAACCGGCCGGTCAAAAAAAATCGGAATACATCCGTGAGTTCGAAGAGTTTCGAAAAAATCGAGAGAATTCGTCCGGAATCGCAGAAATCTGGCATACTAAGGAAGTGTATTATAACCTAAACCGTAAGCTCGATTTAGAAAGAACCGACGAAACAAAAAAGCTGAATCATGTCGTTTATTATTTATCCAAGGCAAAAATTCGGGAGGAAAATTGGTTTTTGGAAACGCTCCTCCCGTTTGGAAAAAACGTCATCTTGAAAAGTCCTACACATTTGGCGAAGCGGATTCTGGGAGAAATAGAATCGATTCTTCGCTAAAAACGATGATACTGCTATTTCTGTTTTTCAAGAATATTAGAAAAATATGAAGTCCAAAGAAAAATCGGCGTTTTTATGTTCTTCATTGTTTTTTATCTTTAGAACTTGTCTTAACGCTGCAAGATAAATAAGCATAGGTTAGACAATAGAATTGTTGAAAATTTCAGATTAGAAAAACGACCTCAGCGATTCATTTAAATACAAAGAAACGAAAGAAAAATGAATCTTTCGACAACTATAATGAAATAAAAAGCCGACCGGTTTTGGACAAAATTATGAATGTGAAAAAGAAAATCGCGTCAGACTTGCAAGCAATTTTGCCGAACAAATCACGCTACAGAACTTTGTGTTTACCTGTGCCTTCGCCCAAAAAGCCGATGTTTCCTCAGGGATTCGAAACTTGGCGGAAGTTCCTATTTGAACTTTCGGTTGGAGCGAAAGGAAATTCAGTGTTTCTATTTTTTCATGAATCGATAGGGAGCGGCCTTTGATTTCTCCGGCTAAAATCAATCTCGGCTTAGAAATTCCGTTCAAACGTCCGGACGGGTTCCATGAAATTCGAAGTATATTTCTAAAAATTTCTTGGGGAGACGATATCGAAATTGAACCCGCGGATAACGGAGTTTTCGAACTTTTTTCCGAAAATGAAATCATATTAGAAAAACGAAAACTATACGATCAGGTTTCGGAGATAGGCGACATCAAAAAAAATATTCTTTATAAAACTTTTATGAAGGCAAGATCCCTTTTTCCGGAACTTCCAGGAGTAAAAATCCATCTTACAAAAAGGATTTCTCCGGCTGGCGGCCTCGGAGGAGGAAGTACGAACGCGGCTTCCTTATTAAACTTCCTTTTTTCTTGGCGTTCCTTTTTCACTTCCGACGAAATGCGCGCACTTGCCGCCGAAATAGGCTCGGACGTTCCTTTTTTCTTAGGAGAAGGACATGCGTTCGTTACCGGAAAGGGAGAAGTTTCGGAAGAGATCGAGGTTCATCCCGGCCAAGGAATCCTTGCTTTAACTCCGCAAGTGATGAATACGGCGGAAATGTACACCTTATTGAAAAAACCTTTACAAGAGAGCGCTTCTCAGAAAAATGGAAACACTCTGTCGGAAAGTCTGATTTCTGTTCTAAAAAACGGAGATTGGAGCACTCTACAGGGTAGGCTCTTGAATGATTTTGAGCCGGTTGCCTTCCAACTTCATCCGGAATTGGGAGTTCTCAAGGACAAATTCCTGGAGTTTGGATCCAGTTACTGTTCTTTGACCGGTTCGGGTTCGAGTATGTACGGGCTGGTTCAGGGTCTCGAGATCCAAGAAGAACTGTTGCACAGACTGAGGCAGGAATTCTCAAATCTCACATTCGTACGATTTAATTTTTAGAAACTGGGCTGTCGCCAAGTGGTAAGGCAGCGGTTTTTGGTATCGCCATTTCCTAGGTTCGAATCCTAGCAGCCCAGCCAAATTGTATTACTGACATTGATTCATGATGAAACCTACTCAGGATAAGGTCGCTGTGGTATTGGCCGCAGGGAAGGGCACCCGTATGAAAACGGATCAGCCTAAGGTTGCGGTAGAGCTGAATGGCAAGCCGCTACTTCTCCACGTACTCGATCATCTGAAAAGCTCCGGCATAGAACAAATCGTAGTCGTAGTGGGTTACAAAAAAGAATTGGTCCAAGCACTCTGTTCCGGAATTTCCGGAGTTTCCTTTGTTGAACAAAAAGAACAACTGGGAACCGCTCACGCACTACTTTGCGCGGAATCAGAACTCAAAAACTTTCAAGGTTCCGTAATCGTCGCCTGCGGCGATGTTCCTATGATCACTTCCAAAACGTTTGCCGATATCGTAAAAGAACATAGAGAGAATGAATTCTCCGCTACAATTCTTTCCGCAGTCGTGGAAAAGCCCACAGGTTACGGAAGAATCATCCGCAACGCATCGGGCGAAGTGACCGCTATCGTGGAAGAAAAGGATTCTTCTTCCGAAGAAAAGTTGATCAACGAAATCAACACGGGAACCTACGTCTTCGACGGAGAAGGTCTTTTCGATTCTCTGAAAAAAATCGGAAACTCCAACGCTCAGGGAGAATACTATCTTCCCGACTTAGTGAAATTATATAGAAACTCCGGAAAAAAACTCGGAGCGATGAAGTTGAAGAATCACTTGGAAAGTCACGGAGTGAATTCCCCCGAAGACCTACATATGCTTTCCTCTATGATCAAGGGAGAGGCCGTCCATCCATGAACGGAGACATCGCGGTATTTGCGGGAAGTTCCAATAAACAGATCGCCGAAGAAATCTGTACTCACCTTAACATTCAACCAGGTAAGATTAACCTAAAAAAATTCTCGGACGGAGAAATTTCGGTCAAAGTGGAAGACAACGTTCGAGGGAGAGAAGTGTTCATCGTTCAATCCACATCGGCACCGGCTAACGATCATTTGATGGAATTGATCCTGATCATGGACGCATTCCGCAGAGCCTCCGTATCCAGTATCAGCGTCGTGATTCCTTATTACGGTTACGGACGTCAGGATAGAAAGGTGGAACCTCGTGTTCCTATTTCCGCGAGAATTGTTGCGGATCTCCTGGAAGTTGTGGGTCTCGACAGAATTCTTACGATGGATTTACACGCGGATCAGATTCAAGGATTCTTTCGTGTCCCCGTCGATAATCTTCACTTTGCTCCGGTTTTAGCGGAATATATTAATACGAAAAACATCAATGACCTTGTGATTGTTTCTCCCGATTCGGGCGGGGCGGAAAGAGCGAGAGCTTTCGGGAAAAAAGTGAACGGTTCATTAGCAATCATTGATAAACGAAGACCGAAAGCAAACGTTTCCGAAGTGATGAACGTGATCGGGGAAATCGAAGGTAAGAATTGTATTCTTCTCGACGATATGATCGACACCGCCGGAACGATTTGCAAAGCGGCGGACGCTCTTCTAAAACACGGAGCCAAGTCCGTTTATTGCGCCGCGACTCACGGAGTACTTTCCGGCGAAGCGGTGGATCGGATCAATGCGACTAACTTTACCGAAGTCGTTCTCGCGAACACGATCGCGATTCCCGGATCCAAGAAGATTCACAAACTGAAATCATTGTCCGTAGCTCCTTTGTTCGCGAATGCGATCAAAAGGATTCATACAAATCAATCCGTCAGCACTTTATTCGATTAAGGTTAGGTAATTTAAAAAATGAGCCAGAATACAATCCACAAAATTGCGGTAAAAAAAAGAACCGAAACCGGTAAAAACGAAA
The nucleotide sequence above comes from Leptospira weilii. Encoded proteins:
- a CDS encoding 4-(cytidine 5'-diphospho)-2-C-methyl-D-erythritol kinase, producing the protein MISPAKINLGLEIPFKRPDGFHEIRSIFLKISWGDDIEIEPADNGVFELFSENEIILEKRKLYDQVSEIGDIKKNILYKTFMKARSLFPELPGVKIHLTKRISPAGGLGGGSTNAASLLNFLFSWRSFFTSDEMRALAAEIGSDVPFFLGEGHAFVTGKGEVSEEIEVHPGQGILALTPQVMNTAEMYTLLKKPLQESASQKNGNTLSESLISVLKNGDWSTLQGRLLNDFEPVAFQLHPELGVLKDKFLEFGSSYCSLTGSGSSMYGLVQGLEIQEELLHRLRQEFSNLTFVRFNF
- a CDS encoding ribose-phosphate diphosphokinase codes for the protein MNGDIAVFAGSSNKQIAEEICTHLNIQPGKINLKKFSDGEISVKVEDNVRGREVFIVQSTSAPANDHLMELILIMDAFRRASVSSISVVIPYYGYGRQDRKVEPRVPISARIVADLLEVVGLDRILTMDLHADQIQGFFRVPVDNLHFAPVLAEYINTKNINDLVIVSPDSGGAERARAFGKKVNGSLAIIDKRRPKANVSEVMNVIGEIEGKNCILLDDMIDTAGTICKAADALLKHGAKSVYCAATHGVLSGEAVDRINATNFTEVVLANTIAIPGSKKIHKLKSLSVAPLFANAIKRIHTNQSVSTLFD
- a CDS encoding sugar phosphate nucleotidyltransferase; translated protein: MKPTQDKVAVVLAAGKGTRMKTDQPKVAVELNGKPLLLHVLDHLKSSGIEQIVVVVGYKKELVQALCSGISGVSFVEQKEQLGTAHALLCAESELKNFQGSVIVACGDVPMITSKTFADIVKEHRENEFSATILSAVVEKPTGYGRIIRNASGEVTAIVEEKDSSSEEKLINEINTGTYVFDGEGLFDSLKKIGNSNAQGEYYLPDLVKLYRNSGKKLGAMKLKNHLESHGVNSPEDLHMLSSMIKGEAVHP
- a CDS encoding helix-turn-helix transcriptional regulator, which gives rise to MNPSTVRLNFKLNLIRHLRDGKRMTLEELASVTGINNRKDLKEQLGELFFLGATPHIADLIQVDYDSETDTFGLILPFRFDSSLRLSIREWLALRKILEEVTETSSDPQTNSTARKILKKIVSIVPVAGQEALSSYKTDIQEAIRNEKSLNLEYQSRTGEKPTRRKVDPWFLFHSLEDYLLGYCHKRNAPRNFRLDNILSLKISSDPISQPAGQKKSEYIREFEEFRKNRENSSGIAEIWHTKEVYYNLNRKLDLERTDETKKLNHVVYYLSKAKIREENWFLETLLPFGKNVILKSPTHLAKRILGEIESILR
- a CDS encoding elongation factor G-like protein; the encoded protein is MQILNVGIFAHIDAGKTTLLERILFESGKIRKPGTIEEGTTESDYLQEEIERGISIQSTLARVFWPNSKEPRVLFQFLDNPGHLDFQSQTSASLVVADLGIVLIDAFEGLKSQTLQNVEWLRKRKIPILFFLNKLDRKGIDITDSLVDLEAVLGKEPILLWKEGEGCPLLQERSSDRELLSLLEWDPKLSERYLEHPESLAELAREGFAEGFWKEEFSPVLGGAALHGDGVRELLVILELLSMSYRPEPRPGEELGIAFKRELHPDLGKITYILATKEIRQNSLFYADTGEGRIGPFYFLSTRDFEEAFQAQPREIIIATGLEFLKPGDILYSSPQTFYQSKLPSVRKQFQILLEPEAGEHRDSLWNALQTLVWLDEGLETKILLETGQIQISGLGELHLEIALSRLREFFPHTFNVSGIKVARFELWKKMVRQGEFQHTAFDQKISSGLVHASLVSSNSFSRDVRFETKITETLEEAITSAFYEVVAKGFKGEEILGLDLIVHRYDPPDALTTDVSSLVKVAVIKGLKDIIPKYTELVGPVSSLEILIPDISLGDVLGSLSKRDAKIQEVIPLGDGKSLVHAKASTENLLGFASVLRNMTQGRGVLSLDSLFNPEHYYVITLVDSR
- a CDS encoding ArnT family glycosyltransferase; the encoded protein is MRKLILFFLLCLPVLYYVGIVLSWEKKKRIPITGDEPHYLMISESIRKDGDFNLKNNYEEDRNTKKIIGPVDVENHTIAKDGKLYSIHSIGTSCVALIGYSIFGITGARISLALLAGLIPFLFYQLGKIFRLSPEEAAITAVFYSVSLPFPMAAGQIFPDLPTGILLTFVFTILFMLETKKTFKNRNILYFACGAGCGCLAWFHAKNLPVATLVLFWVLCKKEADLKSKEIFLGTTLVFVFSCLVCNFLWFGSIIGPYGEKNSPPTFDLNFFHWVTVFSGLFMDRNQGLFFQNPMVWIPGILGIFFLIRDKDLKRIGILFLFVLILQLGLNAGHPCSYGCLSLPGRFQWSSAVLFFLPFLAGWKMLSSISRRIAWAIFILCVAYQIWIGKYWFDYTSSLYHVMETDPQKRPGFFPEKILSYLPSWTDTNSSWKVVVNWVWIGIFLLPILSLSYLWIQNNRRDKTI